Proteins co-encoded in one Scomber scombrus chromosome 14, fScoSco1.1, whole genome shotgun sequence genomic window:
- the LOC133993730 gene encoding protein Aster-B-like isoform X3: MVRLKDICSMTKEKTARLIPNAIQLCTDNEKHFFTSFGARDRTYMMMFRLWQNALLEKPLCPKELWHFVHQCYGNELGLTSDDEDYVPPDEDFNTMGYCEELPVEDSNEHNNDTSNTLAKNTEAKPDISPVLPHKAFPNNALPEVTSTDSPVPYDLPPVEDVSSLLPDTDLLTVPMPESHSSHNLSPSLDLNDNEDLPTELSDSSETHDEGEVEAFHQDLCGRQYINGVYKFSVDKMYDLLFTESEFMRDFREQRRFSDVVYQPWKKEQDGNQTREIMYTIALNNPLAPKSATVTETQTLYKASQENECYIIDAEVIAHDVPYHDYFYTLNRYMLTRVAKSKCRLRVSTELRYRKQPWGIVKGFIERNFWSGLDEYFRHLELELTKLDEVLMEPHRQSPKTKALKRRKRMLVHHLMPTENIDEALSPVTTPEDEEDIHHIKHVAGSTQTRHIPDAPTGLALYNFSKLLLLISLVLVLLVFLNVMLFYKLWMLEYATQTLTAAQTLRPQESKIPETQLEWVQLLDSQQRYHDDELQKWKEMIKSSVLLLDELRDSLLDLHKSIGLRDYNSESEEERNQYQ, translated from the exons ATGGTTCGATTAAAGGACATCTGCTCCATGACCAAGGAAAAGACGGCCCGCCTCATCCCCAACGCCATCCAGCTGTGCACTGATAATgagaaa CATTTCTTCACCTCATTTGGGGCGAGGGACCGGACGTACATGATGATGTTCAGACTGTGGCAGAACGCTCTCCTAGAAAAG CCATTGTGTCCAAAAGAGCTGTGGCACTTTGTCCATCAGTGTTACGGTAATGAACTTGGCCTGACCAGTGATGATGAGGACTACGTCCCTCCTGATGAGGACTTTAACACCATGGG GTACTGTGAAGAGTTGCCCGTTGAGGACAGCAACGAGCACAACAATGACACCAGCAACACTCTTGCCAAGAACACTGAGGCCAAGCCGGACATCAGCCCTGTGCTGCCCCACAAAGCCTTCCCGAACAACGCTCTGCCAGAGGTAACCAGCACCGACTCTCCAGTCCCT TATGACCTGCCCCCTGTAGAGGATGTATCCAGCCTTCTCCCTGACACAGACCTCCTGACCGTCCCCATGCCTGAGAGCCACAGCAGCCACAACCTTTCACCTTCACTGGACCTCAACGACAACGAGGATCTGCCCACCGAGCTCAGTGACTCATCGGAGACACATGACGAAG GAGAGGTGGAGGCTTTCCACCAGGACCTGTGTGGCAGGCAATACATTAATGGGGTGTACAAGTTCAGTGTGGACAAGATGTATGACTTACTCTTCACTGAGTCTGAGTTCATGAGGGACTTTCGGGAGCAGAGGCGGTTTTCAG ATGTGGTGTATCAACCATGGAAGAAAGAGCAGGATGGAAACCAGACCAGAGAGATCATGTACACCATTGCTCTGAATAATCCTCTGGCACCCAAGTCAGCCACAGTCACTGAAACACAG ACTCTGTATAAGGCCAGCCAGGAGAATGAGTGCTACATTATCGATGCAGAGGTGATCGCCCATGACGTGCCCTACCACGACTATTTCTACACTCTCAACCGCTACATGCTCACCAGAGTGGCCAAGAGCAAATGTCGCCTGAG GGTGTCAACAGAGCTTCGCTACAGGAAGCAGCCATGGGGGATTGTGAAGGGCTTCATTGAGAGGAACTTTTGGAGTGGCTTGGACGAGTACTTCAGACACTTAG AGTTGGAGCTGACTAAATTGGATGAGGTGCTGATGGAGCCCCACAGACAGTCACCCAAAACCAAGGCTctaaagaggagaaaaaggatgCTGGTCCATCACCTGATGCCGACAGAGAACATAGATGAAGCCTTGAGCCCTGTTACCACAcctgaggatgaggaggatatTCATCACATCAAACATGTGGCGG GTTCCACACAGACCAGACACATCCCAGATGCTCCAACAGGTCTTGCACTTTACAACTTCTCCAAACTGCTGCTTCTCATCAGCCTTGT cctggTTCTGCTGGTATTTCTCAATGTGATGCTGTTCTACAAGCTGTGGATGCTGGAGTACGCCACACAGACTCTCActgcagcacagacattacGACCACAAGAAAG CAAAATTCCTGAGACCCAGCTGGAGTGGGTGCAGCTCCTGGACTCCCAGCAGCGTTACCATGACGACGAGCTACAGAAGTGGAAGGAGATGATCAAATCATCAGTGCTACTGCTCGATGAG
- the LOC133993730 gene encoding protein Aster-B-like isoform X2 — protein sequence MKEGKLDANTTSCHKDRLMRKEKRQIKRRQRMAVQSESLSAQDSETETNWEPDQEQPAQWQQWDWDSEQVPAVLSPTYKQRNEDFRKLFKQLPDTERLIVDYSCALQRDILLQGRLYLSENWICFYSNIFRWETLLMVRLKDICSMTKEKTARLIPNAIQLCTDNEKHFFTSFGARDRTYMMMFRLWQNALLEKPLCPKELWHFVHQCYGNELGLTSDDEDYVPPDEDFNTMGYCEELPVEDSNEHNNDTSNTLAKNTEAKPDISPVLPHKAFPNNALPEYDLPPVEDVSSLLPDTDLLTVPMPESHSSHNLSPSLDLNDNEDLPTELSDSSETHDEGEVEAFHQDLCGRQYINGVYKFSVDKMYDLLFTESEFMRDFREQRRFSDVVYQPWKKEQDGNQTREIMYTIALNNPLAPKSATVTETQTLYKASQENECYIIDAEVIAHDVPYHDYFYTLNRYMLTRVAKSKCRLRVSTELRYRKQPWGIVKGFIERNFWSGLDEYFRHLELELTKLDEVLMEPHRQSPKTKALKRRKRMLVHHLMPTENIDEALSPVTTPEDEEDIHHIKHVAGSTQTRHIPDAPTGLALYNFSKLLLLISLVLVLLVFLNVMLFYKLWMLEYATQTLTAAQTLRPQESKIPETQLEWVQLLDSQQRYHDDELQKWKEMIKSSVLLLDELRDSLLDLHKSIGLRDYNSESEEERNQYQ from the exons atgaaggaagggaagctGGATGCAAATACAACAAGTTGTCACAAGGACAGActgatgagaaaagaaaaaaggcagataaaaagaagacagagaatGGCGGTGCAGAGTGAGAGTTTATCAGCCCAGGACTCAGAGACTGAAACAAACTGGGAGCCTGACCAGGAGCAGCCAGCCCAGTGGCAGCAGTGGGACTGGGACTCAGAGCAGGTCCCCGCT GTTTTGAGTCCCACCTACAAGCAGCGCAACGAGGACTTCAGGAAGCTTTTCAAGCAGCTGCCAGATACTGAGCGCCTAATTGTGG ACTATTCCTGTGCCCTGCAGCGGGACATCCTCCTGCAGGGACGTCTCTACCTCTCAGAGAACTGGATTTGTTTCTATAGCAACATCTTCCGATGGGAAACCCTG CTAATGGTTCGATTAAAGGACATCTGCTCCATGACCAAGGAAAAGACGGCCCGCCTCATCCCCAACGCCATCCAGCTGTGCACTGATAATgagaaa CATTTCTTCACCTCATTTGGGGCGAGGGACCGGACGTACATGATGATGTTCAGACTGTGGCAGAACGCTCTCCTAGAAAAG CCATTGTGTCCAAAAGAGCTGTGGCACTTTGTCCATCAGTGTTACGGTAATGAACTTGGCCTGACCAGTGATGATGAGGACTACGTCCCTCCTGATGAGGACTTTAACACCATGGG GTACTGTGAAGAGTTGCCCGTTGAGGACAGCAACGAGCACAACAATGACACCAGCAACACTCTTGCCAAGAACACTGAGGCCAAGCCGGACATCAGCCCTGTGCTGCCCCACAAAGCCTTCCCGAACAACGCTCTGCCAGAG TATGACCTGCCCCCTGTAGAGGATGTATCCAGCCTTCTCCCTGACACAGACCTCCTGACCGTCCCCATGCCTGAGAGCCACAGCAGCCACAACCTTTCACCTTCACTGGACCTCAACGACAACGAGGATCTGCCCACCGAGCTCAGTGACTCATCGGAGACACATGACGAAG GAGAGGTGGAGGCTTTCCACCAGGACCTGTGTGGCAGGCAATACATTAATGGGGTGTACAAGTTCAGTGTGGACAAGATGTATGACTTACTCTTCACTGAGTCTGAGTTCATGAGGGACTTTCGGGAGCAGAGGCGGTTTTCAG ATGTGGTGTATCAACCATGGAAGAAAGAGCAGGATGGAAACCAGACCAGAGAGATCATGTACACCATTGCTCTGAATAATCCTCTGGCACCCAAGTCAGCCACAGTCACTGAAACACAG ACTCTGTATAAGGCCAGCCAGGAGAATGAGTGCTACATTATCGATGCAGAGGTGATCGCCCATGACGTGCCCTACCACGACTATTTCTACACTCTCAACCGCTACATGCTCACCAGAGTGGCCAAGAGCAAATGTCGCCTGAG GGTGTCAACAGAGCTTCGCTACAGGAAGCAGCCATGGGGGATTGTGAAGGGCTTCATTGAGAGGAACTTTTGGAGTGGCTTGGACGAGTACTTCAGACACTTAG AGTTGGAGCTGACTAAATTGGATGAGGTGCTGATGGAGCCCCACAGACAGTCACCCAAAACCAAGGCTctaaagaggagaaaaaggatgCTGGTCCATCACCTGATGCCGACAGAGAACATAGATGAAGCCTTGAGCCCTGTTACCACAcctgaggatgaggaggatatTCATCACATCAAACATGTGGCGG GTTCCACACAGACCAGACACATCCCAGATGCTCCAACAGGTCTTGCACTTTACAACTTCTCCAAACTGCTGCTTCTCATCAGCCTTGT cctggTTCTGCTGGTATTTCTCAATGTGATGCTGTTCTACAAGCTGTGGATGCTGGAGTACGCCACACAGACTCTCActgcagcacagacattacGACCACAAGAAAG CAAAATTCCTGAGACCCAGCTGGAGTGGGTGCAGCTCCTGGACTCCCAGCAGCGTTACCATGACGACGAGCTACAGAAGTGGAAGGAGATGATCAAATCATCAGTGCTACTGCTCGATGAG
- the LOC133993730 gene encoding protein Aster-B-like isoform X1 — MKEGKLDANTTSCHKDRLMRKEKRQIKRRQRMAVQSESLSAQDSETETNWEPDQEQPAQWQQWDWDSEQVPAVLSPTYKQRNEDFRKLFKQLPDTERLIVDYSCALQRDILLQGRLYLSENWICFYSNIFRWETLLMVRLKDICSMTKEKTARLIPNAIQLCTDNEKHFFTSFGARDRTYMMMFRLWQNALLEKPLCPKELWHFVHQCYGNELGLTSDDEDYVPPDEDFNTMGYCEELPVEDSNEHNNDTSNTLAKNTEAKPDISPVLPHKAFPNNALPEVTSTDSPVPYDLPPVEDVSSLLPDTDLLTVPMPESHSSHNLSPSLDLNDNEDLPTELSDSSETHDEGEVEAFHQDLCGRQYINGVYKFSVDKMYDLLFTESEFMRDFREQRRFSDVVYQPWKKEQDGNQTREIMYTIALNNPLAPKSATVTETQTLYKASQENECYIIDAEVIAHDVPYHDYFYTLNRYMLTRVAKSKCRLRVSTELRYRKQPWGIVKGFIERNFWSGLDEYFRHLELELTKLDEVLMEPHRQSPKTKALKRRKRMLVHHLMPTENIDEALSPVTTPEDEEDIHHIKHVAGSTQTRHIPDAPTGLALYNFSKLLLLISLVLVLLVFLNVMLFYKLWMLEYATQTLTAAQTLRPQESKIPETQLEWVQLLDSQQRYHDDELQKWKEMIKSSVLLLDELRDSLLDLHKSIGLRDYNSESEEERNQYQ; from the exons atgaaggaagggaagctGGATGCAAATACAACAAGTTGTCACAAGGACAGActgatgagaaaagaaaaaaggcagataaaaagaagacagagaatGGCGGTGCAGAGTGAGAGTTTATCAGCCCAGGACTCAGAGACTGAAACAAACTGGGAGCCTGACCAGGAGCAGCCAGCCCAGTGGCAGCAGTGGGACTGGGACTCAGAGCAGGTCCCCGCT GTTTTGAGTCCCACCTACAAGCAGCGCAACGAGGACTTCAGGAAGCTTTTCAAGCAGCTGCCAGATACTGAGCGCCTAATTGTGG ACTATTCCTGTGCCCTGCAGCGGGACATCCTCCTGCAGGGACGTCTCTACCTCTCAGAGAACTGGATTTGTTTCTATAGCAACATCTTCCGATGGGAAACCCTG CTAATGGTTCGATTAAAGGACATCTGCTCCATGACCAAGGAAAAGACGGCCCGCCTCATCCCCAACGCCATCCAGCTGTGCACTGATAATgagaaa CATTTCTTCACCTCATTTGGGGCGAGGGACCGGACGTACATGATGATGTTCAGACTGTGGCAGAACGCTCTCCTAGAAAAG CCATTGTGTCCAAAAGAGCTGTGGCACTTTGTCCATCAGTGTTACGGTAATGAACTTGGCCTGACCAGTGATGATGAGGACTACGTCCCTCCTGATGAGGACTTTAACACCATGGG GTACTGTGAAGAGTTGCCCGTTGAGGACAGCAACGAGCACAACAATGACACCAGCAACACTCTTGCCAAGAACACTGAGGCCAAGCCGGACATCAGCCCTGTGCTGCCCCACAAAGCCTTCCCGAACAACGCTCTGCCAGAGGTAACCAGCACCGACTCTCCAGTCCCT TATGACCTGCCCCCTGTAGAGGATGTATCCAGCCTTCTCCCTGACACAGACCTCCTGACCGTCCCCATGCCTGAGAGCCACAGCAGCCACAACCTTTCACCTTCACTGGACCTCAACGACAACGAGGATCTGCCCACCGAGCTCAGTGACTCATCGGAGACACATGACGAAG GAGAGGTGGAGGCTTTCCACCAGGACCTGTGTGGCAGGCAATACATTAATGGGGTGTACAAGTTCAGTGTGGACAAGATGTATGACTTACTCTTCACTGAGTCTGAGTTCATGAGGGACTTTCGGGAGCAGAGGCGGTTTTCAG ATGTGGTGTATCAACCATGGAAGAAAGAGCAGGATGGAAACCAGACCAGAGAGATCATGTACACCATTGCTCTGAATAATCCTCTGGCACCCAAGTCAGCCACAGTCACTGAAACACAG ACTCTGTATAAGGCCAGCCAGGAGAATGAGTGCTACATTATCGATGCAGAGGTGATCGCCCATGACGTGCCCTACCACGACTATTTCTACACTCTCAACCGCTACATGCTCACCAGAGTGGCCAAGAGCAAATGTCGCCTGAG GGTGTCAACAGAGCTTCGCTACAGGAAGCAGCCATGGGGGATTGTGAAGGGCTTCATTGAGAGGAACTTTTGGAGTGGCTTGGACGAGTACTTCAGACACTTAG AGTTGGAGCTGACTAAATTGGATGAGGTGCTGATGGAGCCCCACAGACAGTCACCCAAAACCAAGGCTctaaagaggagaaaaaggatgCTGGTCCATCACCTGATGCCGACAGAGAACATAGATGAAGCCTTGAGCCCTGTTACCACAcctgaggatgaggaggatatTCATCACATCAAACATGTGGCGG GTTCCACACAGACCAGACACATCCCAGATGCTCCAACAGGTCTTGCACTTTACAACTTCTCCAAACTGCTGCTTCTCATCAGCCTTGT cctggTTCTGCTGGTATTTCTCAATGTGATGCTGTTCTACAAGCTGTGGATGCTGGAGTACGCCACACAGACTCTCActgcagcacagacattacGACCACAAGAAAG CAAAATTCCTGAGACCCAGCTGGAGTGGGTGCAGCTCCTGGACTCCCAGCAGCGTTACCATGACGACGAGCTACAGAAGTGGAAGGAGATGATCAAATCATCAGTGCTACTGCTCGATGAG